Proteins encoded within one genomic window of Formosa agariphila KMM 3901:
- a CDS encoding thioredoxin family protein, with translation MKKINIVLAAMVLIAGTLTSCKNKSETPEEANLTEHHSEKPDHPRPEHPPLGKGDRKGPPPGGGHDPVQSKSLEEIGGYKIGDVATDFKLKNVDGNMFSLSDIKDAKGYIVVFTCNECPFSKMYEDRLIDLHNTYAPKGYSVVAINPNYTESNPKENFEAIKTRAEEKAFPFVYLADEGQKIFPQYGAVRTPHVFLLDQDKKVQYIGTIDDNAKSAEDVKIKYVEDAIAALENGTKPNPNFTKAIGCPVKKM, from the coding sequence ATGAAAAAAATAAATATCGTTTTAGCAGCTATGGTTTTAATAGCTGGAACATTAACATCTTGTAAAAACAAATCTGAAACTCCTGAAGAAGCAAACTTAACAGAACACCATTCTGAAAAGCCTGATCATCCAAGACCAGAGCATCCTCCATTAGGTAAAGGTGATAGAAAAGGGCCTCCTCCTGGTGGTGGTCATGATCCTGTACAATCTAAAAGTTTAGAAGAAATAGGTGGTTACAAAATTGGAGATGTTGCTACAGACTTCAAACTTAAAAATGTGGATGGTAACATGTTCTCTTTATCTGATATTAAAGATGCTAAAGGTTATATTGTTGTATTTACATGCAATGAATGTCCGTTTTCTAAAATGTACGAAGATCGTCTAATAGACTTACACAATACCTATGCTCCAAAAGGATATTCGGTTGTAGCCATTAATCCAAATTATACAGAAAGTAATCCTAAAGAAAACTTTGAAGCCATTAAAACACGTGCAGAAGAGAAAGCATTTCCTTTTGTGTATTTAGCAGATGAAGGTCAGAAGATTTTTCCTCAGTATGGAGCGGTAAGAACGCCTCATGTGTTTTTACTTGATCAAGACAAAAAAGTACAATATATTGGTACAATTGATGATAATGCCAAATCTGCTGAAGACGTTAAAATCAAGTATGTTGAAGATGCTATTGCTGCGTTAGAAAATGGTACAAAACCAAACCCTAACTTTACCAAGGCTATTGGTTGTCCTGTAAAAAAGATGTAG
- a CDS encoding TlpA family protein disulfide reductase, whose translation MAPIIIGCVDKKKEPQTPQQLSVNDTIPVYNFEAFEPLLYTESDKIHIVNFWAMWCAPCVKELPIIQEFAKNNPDVDVVLVSLDFPKDMETKIKPFIKDKGIHSKVVLLDDPDSNTWIDKINPDWSGSIPFTIIFNNAKRSFHEREFKNLKDLETEVYNTFN comes from the coding sequence ATGGCTCCGATAATCATTGGATGTGTAGATAAAAAGAAAGAACCACAAACTCCCCAACAACTATCGGTAAACGATACTATCCCTGTTTATAATTTTGAAGCATTTGAACCACTACTCTATACCGAAAGTGATAAAATTCATATTGTAAATTTTTGGGCCATGTGGTGTGCTCCTTGTGTTAAAGAGCTTCCAATTATTCAAGAGTTTGCAAAAAACAATCCTGATGTAGATGTTGTTTTAGTCAGTCTTGATTTTCCAAAAGATATGGAAACTAAAATTAAACCTTTTATAAAAGATAAAGGCATACACTCTAAAGTTGTATTGTTAGACGACCCCGACTCTAACACTTGGATCGACAAGATTAACCCCGATTGGTCAGGCTCGATTCCTTTTACAATAATATTTAATAATGCAAAGCGTTCGTTTCATGAGCGCGAGTTTAAAAACCTTAAAGATTTAGAAACTGAAGTATATAACACCTTTAATTAA
- a CDS encoding MBL fold metallo-hydrolase: MKITFLGTGTSQGIPIIGSTHPVCLSKDPKDKRLRVSVLIEWDKYCYVVDCGPDFRQQMLSNPVDKLDGILFTHEHADHTAGLDDIRPFFFRQGDISIYGHERVLASLSKRFDYIFTTEDKYPGAPSVESNTIQNAPFTIGNLELMPINGMHFKLQVFGFRFKDFAYLTDMKTVEDTEIEKLKGVKVLVVNALRVEPHISHFSLDEALEFINKVKPERAYLTHISHLLGFHETVQNQLPNNVFLAYDNLQITI; the protein is encoded by the coding sequence TTGAAAATTACTTTTTTAGGTACTGGAACATCTCAGGGTATCCCAATTATAGGGAGTACACACCCCGTTTGTTTAAGTAAGGACCCCAAGGACAAAAGACTACGTGTTTCTGTTTTAATAGAATGGGATAAGTATTGTTATGTAGTAGATTGTGGTCCCGATTTTAGACAACAAATGTTAAGTAATCCTGTTGATAAACTAGATGGTATATTGTTTACTCACGAACATGCAGATCACACGGCTGGCTTAGACGATATTCGTCCGTTTTTTTTCCGTCAAGGTGATATAAGCATTTATGGCCATGAACGAGTTTTGGCTTCGTTGTCTAAACGATTTGATTATATTTTTACAACCGAAGATAAATATCCTGGTGCTCCAAGTGTAGAGTCTAACACCATACAAAACGCACCATTTACAATAGGTAATTTAGAATTGATGCCTATTAATGGTATGCATTTTAAATTACAGGTTTTCGGATTTAGATTTAAAGATTTCGCTTATTTAACAGATATGAAAACTGTTGAAGATACTGAAATTGAAAAATTAAAAGGCGTAAAAGTATTAGTTGTAAATGCCCTTAGAGTAGAACCTCATATTTCTCATTTTAGTTTAGATGAAGCGCTAGAATTTATAAATAAAGTTAAACCAGAACGTGCCTATTTAACCCATATAAGTCATTTACTTGGCTTTCATGAAACTGTACAAAACCAATTACCTAACAACGTATTTTTAGCATACGATAATCTCCAAATTACAATATAA
- a CDS encoding alpha/beta hydrolase: protein MKDLSLYHITRPSTLKENAPLLIMFHGYGSDENDLFSFASELPEELFVLSVRAPFAMQPYGNAWYAINFDEENGKWSDDDQARTSRDLISKFIDEAVDSYPVNKDNVTLLGFSQGSILSYAVALTYPEKVNNIIALSGYINTELLPKNNNLEDYKHLNFFCSHGSVDQVIPVDWARKTPGILKGLNIKHEYHEYPVGHGVAPQNFYDLKTWLSKLI from the coding sequence ATGAAAGACTTAAGTTTATATCATATTACAAGACCTTCAACGCTGAAGGAAAATGCACCATTATTAATCATGTTTCATGGGTATGGTAGCGACGAAAACGATTTGTTTTCATTTGCATCAGAATTACCTGAAGAATTATTCGTCCTTTCTGTACGCGCTCCTTTTGCTATGCAACCTTATGGCAATGCATGGTATGCCATTAATTTTGATGAAGAAAATGGTAAATGGAGCGATGACGACCAAGCACGTACATCTCGAGATTTAATTTCAAAATTTATAGATGAAGCTGTAGACAGTTATCCAGTTAATAAAGACAATGTTACACTGTTAGGATTTAGTCAAGGTAGTATTTTAAGTTATGCAGTAGCGTTAACATATCCAGAAAAAGTAAATAATATTATCGCTTTAAGCGGATATATTAACACCGAATTATTACCTAAAAATAATAATTTAGAAGATTATAAACATCTAAATTTCTTCTGTTCTCACGGTAGTGTGGATCAAGTAATTCCTGTAGATTGGGCTAGAAAAACCCCTGGAATATTAAAAGGTTTAAACATTAAACACGAATACCATGAATATCCTGTAGGACATGGAGTTGCACCTCAGAATTTTTACGATTTAAAAACGTGGTTATCTAAATTGATTTAA
- a CDS encoding BLUF domain-containing protein, with protein MYQLNYYSKSQPGLSLEHLDNILETAVSVNAKKSISGCLIYHNNSFVQILEGEKKDVLEIFEKIKTDDRHHSIHLLWENHVDKRYFKKWDMAYYKPNDQFATQFVDNLLLLSAFSEKSSGSLMSFWGHVRRVLESGSKQELENV; from the coding sequence ATGTATCAATTAAATTACTACTCTAAATCGCAACCAGGTTTATCTCTGGAGCATTTAGATAATATATTAGAAACAGCTGTTTCTGTGAATGCTAAAAAATCCATTTCAGGTTGTCTTATATACCACAATAATAGTTTTGTTCAAATTTTAGAAGGCGAAAAGAAAGATGTTTTAGAAATATTTGAAAAAATTAAAACCGATGACCGCCACCATTCTATTCATCTGTTGTGGGAAAATCATGTAGATAAAAGATATTTTAAAAAATGGGATATGGCGTATTATAAGCCTAATGACCAATTTGCTACTCAATTTGTAGATAATCTATTATTGTTATCTGCTTTTTCAGAAAAATCTTCTGGATCTTTAATGAGTTTTTGGGGACATGTGCGTAGAGTATTAGAATCGGGATCTAAACAAGAACTTGAAAATGTTTAA
- a CDS encoding HlyD family secretion protein encodes MKTRNIIIAGLAIVSLTACNSSTKLEGVKGKAKRNALTVVSKYPGRILEHYVEEGAQVIKGDTLAMLEVPEVEAKMQQAQGAVDAARAQYDLALNGASSDQLAQISAKLDAVTEQYEFAEKSYNRVNAMHQDSLVSDQSHDEIYMKYQGAKAQYVGVKAKYDEVKKGVRNEKIKMALGTYERAQGALQEANVAYKERYIVAPQNMTIETIALKDGELALPGYGIFTGYQLNSTFFRFTVPESKINNYKIGETYTVDSPFTDTSYQGKLVSIKQLTHYADITSAFPDYELGEATYELKIVPEGTSANDLYANITVILP; translated from the coding sequence ATGAAAACAAGAAACATTATTATTGCAGGTCTAGCCATTGTTTCATTAACTGCCTGTAATTCGTCTACAAAATTAGAAGGCGTAAAAGGAAAAGCAAAACGTAATGCATTAACTGTAGTCAGTAAATATCCAGGTCGAATCTTAGAACATTATGTCGAAGAGGGAGCGCAAGTAATTAAAGGCGATACTTTAGCCATGTTAGAAGTTCCTGAAGTAGAAGCCAAAATGCAACAAGCTCAAGGAGCAGTAGATGCCGCTAGAGCCCAGTACGATTTGGCTTTAAATGGTGCGTCTTCAGACCAATTGGCGCAAATTAGTGCGAAACTAGATGCGGTAACCGAGCAATACGAATTTGCCGAAAAATCGTATAATCGTGTTAATGCCATGCATCAAGACAGTTTGGTGTCTGATCAAAGTCATGACGAGATTTATATGAAATATCAAGGAGCCAAAGCACAGTATGTTGGTGTAAAAGCTAAGTATGATGAAGTAAAAAAAGGAGTGAGAAATGAAAAAATAAAAATGGCTCTCGGAACTTACGAGCGCGCGCAAGGGGCTTTGCAAGAAGCTAATGTCGCCTACAAGGAGCGCTATATTGTTGCACCTCAAAACATGACTATAGAAACCATTGCGCTTAAAGATGGAGAGTTAGCGTTGCCTGGATACGGGATTTTTACAGGGTATCAGTTAAATAGCACATTCTTTAGGTTTACAGTTCCAGAAAGTAAAATTAATAATTACAAAATAGGAGAGACGTATACGGTTGATTCCCCATTTACAGACACATCGTATCAAGGGAAATTAGTGTCTATAAAACAATTAACACACTATGCCGACATCACTTCAGCATTTCCGGATTACGAATTAGGTGAAGCCACTTACGAACTTAAAATTGTTCCTGAAGGCACATCGGCTAACGATTTGTACGCGAACATTACAGTGATCTTACCGTAA
- a CDS encoding BatA domain-containing protein: protein MQFKHPELLYTLFLLLIPIIIHLFQLRRFKKEAFTNVAILKTVSQQTRKSSQIKKWLTLLTRLLLLGCIILAFAQPFTTKKNIQDAPQETVVFLDNSFSLQQKGAQGELLKRAVQDLISEIDFEKNISIVTHDAVFKNTTIKAIKNELLQLPYTSNPLSYNAAVLKSRSLFNSNSDAHKQLVFISDFQEQETPFSIEKDSLIQVNLVKLKPANTNNIALDSVYISKVNPTQTELTLTLKNSGQAVDNLSIALHNNNKLIAKSAVSITDKAEVLFTIPSQDIINGTFSIEDAALQFDNTLYFNINTPSKINVLSISDNDDTFLRKIYTEDEFIFTSVSANQLDYNIIENQNTIVLNALKDIPITLIHTLKSFTDQGGTLIIIPSEESNINAYNSLLLNYNSKLGQLVQSDKRITMINYSHPIYQDDVFEKQVQNFQYPKVNQHFNLTGNSGSSALSFEDGKSFLSQFSNVFLFSSPINSEGSNFKSWALIVPTFYKMAVQSLQHPKLYYTIGTQNTFDIDISLNQDDIISIKNEQEQFIPQQQYFNNKVSVITTDRPETSGIFSIENKLKPIKNISYNYNRSESDLMYQDLSPLKNVTISDSIPSLFDTLKSNTKINELWKWFTIFALAFLIIEMLILKFFK from the coding sequence ATGCAGTTTAAACACCCCGAACTTCTTTACACTCTATTTTTATTACTCATTCCAATAATTATTCACTTATTTCAGTTACGTCGTTTTAAGAAAGAAGCCTTTACCAATGTTGCTATTTTAAAAACAGTATCTCAGCAAACTCGTAAAAGTTCTCAAATAAAAAAATGGCTTACACTGTTAACTCGTTTATTACTTTTAGGGTGTATAATTTTAGCCTTTGCTCAGCCATTTACTACCAAGAAAAACATCCAAGACGCACCTCAAGAAACTGTTGTTTTTTTAGATAATTCTTTTAGTTTACAACAAAAAGGTGCTCAAGGAGAACTTTTAAAACGCGCTGTTCAAGATTTAATTTCTGAAATCGATTTTGAAAAAAACATATCTATAGTTACGCACGATGCCGTTTTTAAAAACACTACTATTAAAGCTATTAAAAACGAGCTACTACAACTGCCATATACGTCTAATCCGTTATCTTATAATGCTGCGGTTTTAAAAAGTAGATCGTTGTTTAATTCGAATTCGGATGCACATAAACAACTTGTGTTTATTTCAGATTTTCAAGAACAAGAAACTCCGTTTTCGATTGAAAAAGATTCTTTAATACAAGTAAACCTTGTTAAACTAAAACCTGCCAACACCAACAATATCGCTTTAGACAGTGTATATATTTCTAAAGTAAATCCAACACAAACCGAATTAACACTTACTCTAAAAAACTCTGGTCAGGCTGTAGATAATCTTTCCATAGCTTTACATAACAACAACAAACTCATTGCTAAATCGGCAGTTTCTATTACAGATAAAGCAGAAGTACTATTCACAATTCCTAGTCAGGATATTATTAACGGAACCTTTAGTATTGAAGATGCCGCGTTGCAATTCGACAATACATTGTATTTTAATATCAATACACCATCAAAAATTAATGTGCTAAGTATTTCGGATAATGACGATACTTTTTTAAGAAAAATTTATACTGAAGACGAGTTTATATTCACCTCTGTGTCTGCAAATCAATTAGATTATAACATCATTGAAAATCAGAATACCATTGTTTTAAACGCATTAAAAGACATTCCTATTACTTTAATACATACGCTAAAATCGTTTACAGACCAAGGCGGTACTTTAATAATTATTCCATCGGAAGAATCGAATATTAACGCTTATAATAGTTTACTACTTAACTACAATAGTAAATTGGGGCAACTCGTCCAATCTGATAAACGTATTACAATGATTAATTATTCGCATCCTATTTACCAAGATGATGTATTTGAAAAACAAGTTCAAAATTTTCAATATCCAAAAGTGAATCAACATTTTAATTTGACTGGAAATTCGGGCAGTTCTGCACTGAGTTTTGAAGATGGAAAATCCTTTTTATCACAATTTTCAAATGTATTTTTATTTTCATCACCTATAAATTCTGAAGGCTCAAATTTTAAAAGCTGGGCGTTAATTGTACCTACTTTTTATAAAATGGCAGTACAGAGTTTACAGCATCCAAAACTCTATTACACTATAGGAACACAAAATACATTTGATATTGATATATCTTTAAATCAAGACGATATTATTTCAATAAAAAACGAACAAGAACAATTTATTCCACAGCAACAGTATTTCAATAATAAGGTTAGCGTTATTACAACAGACAGACCAGAAACCTCAGGAATATTTTCAATTGAAAACAAGTTAAAACCCATTAAAAATATCAGTTATAATTATAATAGATCCGAAAGTGATTTGATGTATCAAGACCTTTCACCCCTTAAAAATGTAACTATCAGCGATTCCATACCGAGTCTTTTCGACACTTTAAAAAGTAATACAAAAATTAATGAGCTATGGAAATGGTTTACTATTTTTGCATTAGCCTTTTTGATTATTGAAATGCTCATCTTAAAATTTTTTAAATGA
- a CDS encoding dihydroorotase, producing the protein MNVLIKSATIIDTKSEFHNQTLDILVEKGSISNIGKSLENPNKYDEITLDNLHVSQGWFDSSVSFGEPGLEERDTITNGLKTAAYSGFTTVALNANSHPVIDTNSNITFVTSKSFNNAVKLLPIGALTRESKGVDLAELYDMKSAGAVAFYDYMKPIENTNLMKIALQYASNFDGLVCSFPQDNKIAGKGVMNEHITSTTLGLKGIPALAEELQIARDIFLLEYTGGKLHIPTISTAKSVQLIREAKSKKLDISCSVTIHNLFFDDSVLDDFNTHFKVLPPLRTKTDIEALIEGVKDGTIDMVTSDHNPFNIEEKKVEFDYAAYGTIGLESAFGALQTLFSLKKTIDILTKGKLRFGAENNPINIGNSANITLFNPDSKYTFEREHMLSLSKNAIFEGATLKGKTYGILNNNQLILNQN; encoded by the coding sequence ATGAACGTACTTATAAAATCTGCGACTATTATTGATACTAAAAGTGAGTTTCATAACCAAACTCTCGATATTTTAGTAGAAAAAGGCAGTATTTCCAACATCGGAAAATCTTTAGAAAACCCAAATAAATACGATGAAATTACACTAGACAATCTGCATGTCTCTCAAGGCTGGTTTGATAGTAGTGTAAGTTTTGGTGAGCCGGGTTTAGAAGAACGTGATACTATTACAAATGGTTTAAAAACGGCAGCTTATTCAGGGTTTACAACCGTTGCTTTAAATGCAAATAGTCACCCTGTAATCGATACCAATAGCAACATTACTTTTGTAACGAGTAAATCTTTTAATAATGCAGTAAAATTGTTACCTATTGGTGCCTTAACTCGCGAAAGTAAAGGTGTAGATTTAGCCGAATTATACGACATGAAAAGCGCTGGTGCCGTGGCATTTTACGATTATATGAAACCCATTGAAAACACCAACTTAATGAAAATTGCTTTGCAATATGCAAGTAATTTTGACGGCTTGGTATGTTCGTTTCCTCAGGACAATAAAATTGCTGGTAAAGGTGTCATGAACGAACACATTACAAGTACAACTTTAGGTTTAAAAGGAATTCCTGCTTTAGCGGAAGAATTACAAATTGCACGCGATATATTTTTATTAGAATATACTGGAGGAAAACTTCATATTCCTACCATATCTACTGCCAAATCTGTACAATTAATTCGCGAAGCTAAATCTAAAAAATTAGATATTAGCTGTAGTGTAACAATTCATAATTTATTTTTTGACGACAGTGTTTTAGACGACTTCAATACGCATTTTAAAGTCTTACCTCCGTTACGTACTAAAACAGATATAGAAGCTTTAATAGAGGGAGTAAAAGATGGTACTATAGATATGGTAACCAGCGACCATAATCCGTTTAATATTGAAGAAAAGAAAGTAGAATTCGATTATGCTGCCTACGGAACTATTGGTTTAGAAAGTGCATTTGGTGCATTACAAACCCTATTTTCGTTAAAGAAAACAATAGATATTTTAACTAAAGGAAAACTACGGTTTGGAGCAGAAAACAATCCTATAAACATTGGAAATTCTGCGAATATAACGCTGTTTAATCCAGATTCTAAATACACTTTTGAAAGAGAACATATGCTGTCTCTATCTAAAAATGCCATTTTTGAAGGTGCTACATTAAAAGGAAAAACCTATGGTATTTTAAATAATAATCAACTTATTTTAAATCAAAATTAA
- a CDS encoding ABC transporter permease — protein sequence MKNWISLLKREFRLFSSNSVIMAIFIGAPLAYGLLFGAVYKKGKVDNLPILVIDLDNTPMSHNLIDMLDDNEVVVPNVVHNQNNIRQLVIDTEYSTILTIPERFEADIIQKRHPEVQVEVNTANILTANYASKAIQVVLGTLNAGIEIEGLKKQGVPAITASTQYESFGVSYVKFFNASANYMEFLWPGMIGVIVQQVFMLALALSFAREFEEHTFFTEFMPKAKNVVNAMFLKTIPFWIMGIVILALIRGMFTLFRIPFDINPVAAVALITALVVSVSFLGVLFSVAIPSQLKATEVLMVIATPSFVVSGFTWPLSQMPEYVVAFANTIPLTHFLEGLRKLMLYHANLSDLMPQIKAMMILAAIFAGLSFILLKLKINRHKEKVA from the coding sequence ATGAAAAATTGGATTTCATTACTTAAAAGAGAATTCCGTTTGTTTTCGAGCAACTCGGTAATTATGGCCATATTTATAGGAGCGCCTTTAGCTTACGGTTTACTATTTGGTGCCGTTTATAAAAAAGGTAAAGTCGATAATTTACCCATTTTGGTAATCGATTTAGATAATACACCTATGAGTCATAATCTAATTGATATGTTGGACGACAATGAAGTGGTGGTGCCAAATGTAGTACACAATCAGAACAATATTAGGCAATTAGTTATCGATACAGAATACAGTACGATCCTTACGATTCCTGAACGTTTTGAAGCCGATATCATTCAAAAACGCCATCCAGAAGTACAGGTTGAAGTTAATACAGCCAATATTCTTACAGCAAATTATGCCTCTAAAGCCATTCAAGTGGTGTTAGGAACACTCAATGCAGGGATAGAAATAGAAGGTTTAAAAAAACAGGGCGTGCCAGCTATTACAGCTAGTACTCAATACGAGTCTTTTGGCGTGAGTTATGTGAAATTCTTTAATGCTTCTGCCAATTATATGGAGTTTTTATGGCCTGGAATGATAGGTGTTATTGTGCAACAAGTTTTTATGCTAGCTTTAGCCTTAAGCTTTGCTCGAGAATTTGAAGAACATACCTTTTTCACCGAGTTTATGCCAAAGGCTAAGAATGTAGTGAATGCCATGTTTTTAAAAACCATTCCGTTTTGGATTATGGGCATTGTTATTTTAGCATTGATTCGCGGTATGTTTACGCTATTCCGAATACCATTCGATATTAATCCAGTAGCAGCTGTAGCTCTAATAACAGCCTTGGTCGTTTCGGTAAGTTTCTTAGGTGTATTGTTTAGTGTTGCTATTCCTAGTCAGTTAAAAGCCACCGAAGTTTTAATGGTTATTGCCACGCCTAGTTTTGTGGTAAGCGGATTTACTTGGCCGCTGAGTCAGATGCCAGAGTATGTGGTGGCATTTGCAAATACGATTCCGCTTACACACTTTTTAGAAGGTTTAAGAAAATTGATGTTATACCATGCGAATCTTTCAGATTTAATGCCACAAATAAAAGCCATGATGATTCTAGCTGCGATTTTTGCAGGCTTATCGTTTATATTATTGAAGCTGAAAATTAATAGACATAAAGAGAAGGTCGCTTAG
- a CDS encoding M61 family metallopeptidase, which translates to MRNQFLALAFTSVVLVGCGSTKTVSKDDSASTTPIATSINLTKVVNDKAPVTINPGRFTQDTVTYRLPRVIQGTYSVSDFGKYVDNFKAFDYNGEEIATTKLDVNSWSIANATNLDYITYNVNDTFDIEEEGGIGGEQPFSPAGTNIEPDNYVLNLHGFIGYFDSLKNNQYTLDVTAPERFKRTSALQNVKETKSEDGKVITTSYVAPRYFDITDNPMMYGDLDVEEFQVGDIKIVLSVYSPTKAHNAKRLRQTMEKMMQAQKTYLGDINTTPRYDIYLYLAGEGEDQPKGFGALEHNTSTVVVLQESSSEEDLDESMIDVVSHEFFHIVTPLSVHSADVHYFDYNQPTFSKHLWMYEGVTEYFATLFQVNQDLVTEDKFYSTIMDKINLSMRMDDSMSFTKMSENVIDEPYASNYYNVYQKGALIGMCLDIIMREESNNQRGVLSLMKELSTKYGINKPFDDDTIIDEITTMTYPAVGEFLKTHVEGTTPIDYNMYFEKVGLMEAEAKVETNILLNNGNLILGGDPIQKTIFFSDLVLDNSFWKDNGVLPNDVIKRVNGEEMTILNANDMLQKLIAIQPGQDIEVVLDRDGEEVIVKTKLTKTYTTGKVLQLNPEATAKQNELRKAWLKG; encoded by the coding sequence ATGAGAAATCAATTTCTAGCCTTGGCATTTACAAGTGTTGTACTTGTAGGTTGTGGCTCTACCAAAACCGTTTCTAAAGATGATTCGGCATCAACTACACCTATTGCAACATCTATTAATTTAACAAAAGTTGTAAACGACAAAGCTCCTGTAACTATAAACCCTGGTCGATTTACTCAAGACACAGTAACATATAGATTGCCACGTGTTATTCAAGGTACCTATTCTGTTAGTGATTTTGGAAAATATGTAGATAATTTTAAAGCCTTCGATTATAATGGTGAAGAAATCGCTACAACTAAATTAGACGTTAACTCTTGGAGCATAGCTAATGCTACAAATTTAGATTATATTACTTATAATGTTAACGATACGTTTGATATTGAGGAAGAAGGCGGAATAGGAGGCGAGCAACCTTTTTCTCCAGCAGGTACCAATATAGAACCTGATAATTATGTATTGAATTTACATGGATTTATTGGTTATTTCGATTCTTTAAAAAACAATCAATATACTTTAGATGTTACGGCTCCAGAACGTTTTAAACGTACATCTGCTTTACAAAATGTAAAAGAAACTAAAAGTGAAGATGGCAAAGTTATTACAACAAGTTATGTAGCTCCCCGTTACTTCGATATTACAGATAACCCAATGATGTATGGCGATCTAGACGTTGAAGAGTTTCAAGTTGGTGATATTAAAATTGTTTTAAGTGTATACTCTCCTACAAAAGCTCACAATGCTAAAAGATTACGTCAGACTATGGAGAAAATGATGCAAGCGCAAAAAACATATTTAGGCGATATTAATACAACACCACGATACGATATCTATTTATATTTAGCTGGAGAAGGTGAAGATCAACCTAAAGGTTTTGGTGCTTTAGAGCATAATACTTCTACAGTAGTGGTGCTTCAAGAGTCTTCATCAGAAGAAGATTTAGACGAAAGTATGATAGATGTAGTGTCTCACGAATTCTTTCATATTGTAACGCCATTAAGTGTACACTCTGCAGATGTTCATTATTTCGATTACAATCAACCTACATTTTCTAAGCATTTATGGATGTACGAAGGGGTTACTGAATACTTTGCAACCTTGTTTCAAGTAAATCAAGATTTAGTTACAGAAGATAAATTCTATTCTACAATCATGGATAAGATTAACTTATCTATGCGTATGGATGATAGCATGAGTTTTACTAAAATGAGTGAAAATGTTATCGACGAACCGTATGCTTCTAACTATTATAATGTGTATCAAAAAGGTGCTTTAATAGGCATGTGTCTAGATATTATTATGCGTGAAGAAAGTAATAATCAGCGTGGCGTTTTATCTTTAATGAAAGAATTATCGACTAAGTACGGAATTAATAAACCATTCGACGACGATACCATTATAGATGAAATTACAACGATGACGTATCCTGCTGTTGGCGAATTTTTAAAGACTCATGTAGAAGGAACAACTCCAATAGATTATAACATGTATTTTGAAAAAGTGGGATTAATGGAGGCTGAAGCTAAAGTAGAAACAAATATTTTACTTAATAATGGAAATTTAATTTTAGGCGGAGATCCTATTCAGAAAACAATATTTTTCAGTGATTTAGTTTTAGATAACAGTTTCTGGAAAGATAATGGTGTGCTACCTAACGATGTTATTAAACGTGTAAATGGTGAAGAGATGACCATTTTAAATGCAAACGATATGCTACAAAAATTAATAGCTATTCAGCCTGGTCAAGATATAGAAGTTGTTTTAGATAGAGATGGAGAAGAAGTTATAGTTAAAACTAAATTAACTAAAACCTATACTACAGGAAAGGTGTTACAATTAAATCCTGAAGCGACAGCAAAACAAAACGAGTTGCGTAAAGCTTGGTTAAAAGGATAA